A single Anopheles maculipalpis chromosome 3RL, idAnoMacuDA_375_x, whole genome shotgun sequence DNA region contains:
- the LOC126560435 gene encoding cuticle protein 21-like, with product MAFVTAFTSQSQHSSLSVARESDSWPAASKDVHSNGIASICTVFVVLAAVAVGVNSVAIGVAAPAALVKTEEYDAHPQYSFSYDVQDSLTGDNKQQHETRDGDVVQGQYSLVEPDGTRRTVDYTADPVNGFNAVVSKSADAAVVKTVAAAPVAHPVVAYHAPTVAVAHAPAVAVAHAPVAYHAPAATTYVSHAPVLSHAPVLSHAPVYSHAPVYSHAPVLSHTLYHH from the exons ATGGCATTTGTGACGGCTTTCACTAGCCAGTCACAGCACAGTTCCCTGTCCGTCGCGCGTGAGAGCGATTCTTGGCCAGCTGCCAGCAAGGACGTGCACAGCAATGGTATCGCATCAATATGTACG GTATTCGTTGTTCTGGCCGCCGTCGCCGTCGGTGTCAACTCGGTCGCCATCGGAGTCGCCGCCCCGGCCGCACTGGTAAAG ACGGAAGAGTACGATGCTCACCCACAGTACAGCTTCAGCTACGACGTACAAGACTCGCTGACCGGCgacaacaagcagcagcacgaaACCCGCGACGGAGATGTTGTGCAGGGTCAG TACTCGCTCGTTGAGCCCGATGGCACTCGTCGTACCGTGGACTACACGGCCGATCCCGTGAACGGATTCAACGCCGTCGTTAGCAAGAGTGCCGATGCCGCCGTCGTTAAGACTGTTGCCGCCGCCCCCGTTGCCCATCCCGTCGTCGCTTACCACGCACCGACCGTCGCTGTGGCTCATGCTCCGGCTGTCGCCGTTGCCCACGCTCCAGTGGCCTACCACGCCCCGGCTGCCACCACCTACGTCTCGCACGCTCCCGTCCTTTCGCACGCTCCCGTTCTCTCGCACGCTCCAGTCTACTCGCACGCCCCCGTCTACTCGCATGCGCCCGTCCTCTCGCACACCCTTTACCATCACTAA